The following are encoded in a window of Geoalkalibacter sp. genomic DNA:
- the hypA gene encoding hydrogenase maturation nickel metallochaperone HypA, protein MHELGITRSIVEIAERHAREQGAVRVISLTVQIGALSGVIAEAVEFAFEVCAQDSLLEGARLIIDAVPGRGRCRACGAESAMDRFTYACPHCDALALDCIQGEELRILELEVD, encoded by the coding sequence ATGCACGAACTGGGCATCACCCGCAGCATTGTCGAAATCGCTGAACGCCACGCTCGCGAGCAGGGCGCTGTGCGGGTGATCTCCCTGACCGTGCAGATCGGCGCCCTCTCCGGCGTCATCGCCGAGGCGGTGGAATTCGCCTTCGAGGTCTGCGCCCAGGACAGCCTGCTCGAAGGCGCGCGCCTCATCATCGACGCCGTGCCCGGTCGCGGCCGCTGCCGCGCCTGCGGCGCCGAGAGCGCCATGGACCGCTTCACCTACGCCTGCCCCCACTGCGACGCCCTGGCCCTGGACTGCATTCAGGGCGAAGAACTGCGCATCCTCGAACTGGAGGTCGACTGA
- the hypB gene encoding hydrogenase nickel incorporation protein HypB has product MCIDCGCGPTDHHHHHHDHSHDHDHSHAQGKRTLRIEEDILAKNNRLAGNNRALFGAKGLFVLNLVSSPGSGKTSILERTLRDLAGNIAFAVLEGDQQTDQDAARIAATGVPVHQINTGAGCHLDAHMVGHGIEHFDLDALDILMIENVGNLVCPAAFDLGEDHKVAVLSVTEGEDKPIKYPNMFHAADLLLINKIDLLPYLDFDLDKCKAFARQVKPDIEILEVSCKSGAGMEGWYAWLAQGVSRKKT; this is encoded by the coding sequence ATGTGCATCGACTGCGGCTGCGGCCCGACGGATCACCACCACCATCACCACGATCACAGCCACGACCACGACCATTCCCACGCGCAGGGCAAGCGCACCCTGCGCATCGAGGAGGACATCCTCGCCAAGAACAACCGCCTGGCCGGCAACAACCGCGCCCTGTTCGGCGCCAAGGGCCTGTTCGTGCTCAACCTGGTGAGTTCGCCCGGTTCGGGCAAGACCTCGATTCTCGAGCGCACCCTGCGTGACCTGGCAGGCAACATCGCCTTCGCGGTGCTCGAAGGCGACCAGCAGACCGACCAGGACGCCGCGCGCATCGCCGCCACCGGCGTGCCGGTGCATCAGATCAACACCGGCGCCGGCTGTCATCTCGACGCCCACATGGTCGGCCACGGCATCGAGCATTTCGACCTCGACGCTCTCGACATCCTCATGATCGAAAACGTCGGCAACCTGGTGTGCCCGGCGGCCTTCGATCTGGGCGAGGATCACAAGGTGGCGGTGCTCTCCGTCACCGAGGGCGAGGACAAGCCCATCAAGTACCCCAACATGTTCCACGCCGCCGATTTGCTGCTCATCAACAAGATCGACCTGCTGCCCTACCTCGATTTCGACCTGGACAAATGCAAGGCCTTCGCCCGTCAGGTCAAACCCGACATCGAGATCCTTGAGGTTTCCTGCAAAAGCGGCGCGGGGATGGAGGGCTGGTATGCGTGGTTGGCGCAGGGCGTAAGCCGGAAAAAAACCTAA
- a CDS encoding HypC/HybG/HupF family hydrogenase formation chaperone, whose protein sequence is MCLGIPMQIQTIDGDLAVCEIDGVTREASLMLLADPVQVGDFVLIHAGFAISKLDEEDAQATIALFREVLAQGGGVE, encoded by the coding sequence ATGTGCCTCGGCATTCCCATGCAGATCCAGACCATCGACGGCGATCTGGCCGTGTGTGAAATCGACGGCGTCACGCGCGAAGCCTCGCTGATGCTCCTCGCCGATCCCGTGCAGGTGGGCGATTTCGTGCTGATTCACGCGGGCTTTGCCATCAGCAAGCTCGACGAGGAGGACGCCCAGGCGACCATCGCCTTGTTTCGCGAGGTGCTCGCCCAGGGCGGGGGCGTCGAATGA